One genomic window of Cannabis sativa cultivar Pink pepper isolate KNU-18-1 chromosome 2, ASM2916894v1, whole genome shotgun sequence includes the following:
- the LOC133033926 gene encoding uncharacterized protein LOC133033926 gives MTRMTNSEKWLIAPYNNRKMFHWMLVVIQPSTQTVAYLDSGNDDIPDDLNFIISTSFTMYNRMVRRPDRPTQWMTAICPQQPDDKQCGYYVMKFIESFMVVEDPIQFC, from the exons ATGACTAGGATGACTAATTCAGAGAAATGGCTTATTGCCCCATATAATAATAG GAAGATGTTTCACTGGATGCTTGTAGTCATCCAGCCAAGTACGCAGACGGTGGCGTACTTGGATTCAGGCAACGACGACATCCCGGATGATTTGAACTTtattatatccac ATCGTTCACAATGTATAACCGAATGGTACGACGACCTGATCGACCTACCCAGTGGATGACTGCTATTTGTCCTCAACAACCCGATGACAAACAGTGTGGATACTACGTCATGAAATTCATTGAAAGTTTCATGGTCGTAGAAGATCCAATACAATTTTGTTGA